From the Desulfitibacter alkalitolerans DSM 16504 genome, one window contains:
- a CDS encoding citrate/2-methylcitrate synthase, producing MVSLTYRNNPFEDPFFHELSILAEKNNYIDPELHTQYNTKRGLRNSDGTGVLIGLTEIGEVHGYIKENDKKIPQEGKLLYRGIDVKEIVEGIQKEGRFGFEEVCYLLLFGSLPNEDQLSTFKEMLCTLRHLPNGFRETMILKAPSKNVMNKLARTVLTSYSYDDNPDDTSVKNVLRQSIELIARFPLMIAYGYQAKIHYYDNQSLVIHLPKDELSTSECFLHMIRPNHDYSELEAQTLDLSLILHAEHGGGNNSAFTTHVVSSADTDTYSAISAAIGSLKGNKHGGANIKVVEMIDDLKANVKDWTDEKQVEEYLTKVNMKEAYDRTGLIYGMGHAVYTLSDPRTVLLKEKAEKLAKEKNMSDEFHLYSLVEKLTPVVLSKKYDQEVIIPANVDLYSGFVYQMLNIPRDLYTPIFAMARIPGWCAHRVEEIVSGGKIIRPAYKSVQTSSEYIPLYSRS from the coding sequence AACGTACAGAAACAATCCTTTTGAGGATCCATTTTTTCATGAACTATCCATTCTTGCAGAGAAAAATAATTATATTGATCCAGAGCTTCATACACAATACAACACTAAACGGGGATTACGAAACAGTGACGGTACAGGAGTCTTGATTGGACTTACAGAAATTGGCGAAGTACACGGTTATATAAAGGAAAATGATAAAAAAATACCGCAGGAAGGCAAGCTGCTGTACAGGGGAATAGATGTTAAAGAAATTGTAGAAGGCATCCAAAAAGAGGGAAGATTCGGCTTCGAAGAGGTATGCTACTTACTGCTCTTTGGCAGCCTGCCAAATGAAGATCAGTTGTCCACATTTAAAGAAATGTTATGCACACTCAGGCATTTACCTAATGGTTTTCGTGAAACCATGATTTTAAAGGCTCCAAGTAAAAACGTTATGAATAAATTAGCCAGGACTGTACTTACAAGCTATTCCTATGATGACAATCCAGATGATACTAGTGTTAAAAATGTACTTAGGCAGTCAATAGAATTGATTGCACGTTTTCCTTTAATGATTGCCTATGGGTATCAAGCAAAAATTCACTACTACGATAATCAGAGTCTGGTTATTCATCTGCCCAAGGATGAATTAAGCACCTCAGAGTGTTTCCTGCATATGATAAGACCGAACCACGATTATTCAGAGCTTGAAGCTCAAACCCTGGATTTGAGCCTGATTCTACATGCAGAACATGGCGGTGGAAACAACTCTGCATTTACTACCCATGTAGTGTCTTCCGCCGATACTGACACTTACTCGGCTATTTCTGCAGCTATTGGTTCTTTAAAAGGCAACAAACACGGTGGAGCTAATATTAAGGTTGTTGAAATGATTGATGACTTAAAAGCCAATGTAAAAGATTGGACAGACGAAAAGCAAGTGGAAGAGTACTTAACAAAGGTAAATATGAAGGAAGCCTATGATAGGACTGGATTGATCTATGGCATGGGGCATGCAGTATATACCTTGTCAGATCCAAGGACAGTACTGCTGAAAGAAAAGGCGGAGAAATTGGCTAAAGAAAAGAATATGTCCGATGAATTTCACCTTTATAGTCTAGTGGAAAAGCTTACTCCAGTGGTTCTTTCAAAAAAATATGACCAGGAGGTTATCATACCTGCTAATGTGGACCTTTACTCAGGCTTTGTTTACCAAATGCTTAATATTCCTAGGGATCTTTATACACCTATATTTGCAATGGCCAGAATTCCCGGATGGTGTGCACATAGGGTAGAAGAAATAGTAAGTGGCGGCAAAATAATAAGACCTGCATATAAAAGCGTTCAAACAAGCTCTGAATATATACCATTATATTCTAGATCTTAA
- a CDS encoding tyrosine-type recombinase/integrase, which yields MKTATRTQYELFDERYYRMIQYLSSEGDYWKDNDRWYMDAESFKEALIPVIKSGHWLLCDFSSYKNERLKVEMKYFLLYSMKDGIIEAISVYKNYRQAIANIGKLLSSIRNVTSFNGLNTYDRELENAGLNDTESYRYLQLKHGAAKFITDYYGDRDELEKDVWRAARIPGTKVSAAGKREKVSISFENIPTYYREMTKRFMSRLVIKRSWSYCTEMMMYIRYFFRTFYAHRYTDGFLERLARQDIEKYLGWVAGDYEGKNATFRSKAVSFIRQFIDYIQLAEYPQAPKKDVNRLIFEDDIPKRERSADTMGKVKYVPEPIRWQLDVCIGEIEPVEMMPVYVLLRETGWRGTDVLNLRYDSCLEHLWNSHDKEYIPYLCAEITKTGIPLLKIPIRKEVADMVKKIVDDAVKRSTDDNNPDKYLFNTYEGRCKGLPLSKPAFSAAVQQLIDKKGILDGDEKPYHFKAHALRHTRALEYTEQGMPIGIIQQILGHCSLQMTLHYSKVTENMLYRKWKETEKLNLLHLESTPPNGHKEKLKEEIRYEFIRKNLDAVRVPFGLCFKPAKLPCRQQINQCLDCANFCTSRDNIAEYEKEIEKVKEHLKISKTLGRSEWEEKNRNYLEILEKMLSRIQKEGLIHKNGIHREECDG from the coding sequence TTCAGTTCATACAAAAATGAGCGATTAAAAGTAGAAATGAAATACTTCCTACTCTACTCTATGAAGGATGGGATTATCGAAGCTATCAGTGTCTATAAGAACTACCGGCAGGCGATAGCAAACATAGGAAAACTGCTGTCATCAATAAGGAATGTAACAAGCTTTAATGGGCTGAACACTTATGACAGGGAATTAGAAAATGCAGGACTGAATGACACAGAAAGCTACAGATATCTGCAATTAAAGCATGGAGCTGCCAAGTTCATCACGGATTACTATGGTGACCGTGATGAGCTAGAAAAGGATGTCTGGCGTGCCGCCCGTATTCCAGGCACAAAAGTATCAGCGGCAGGAAAACGCGAGAAGGTCAGCATAAGCTTCGAGAATATACCAACCTATTACCGTGAAATGACAAAGCGCTTTATGAGCCGCCTTGTCATCAAACGAAGCTGGTCCTATTGCACAGAAATGATGATGTATATCCGATACTTTTTTAGGACTTTTTATGCCCATAGATATACAGATGGCTTCCTTGAGAGACTTGCAAGGCAGGACATTGAAAAATACTTAGGCTGGGTTGCCGGTGACTATGAAGGTAAAAACGCTACATTTCGCAGCAAGGCAGTCTCGTTTATCCGGCAGTTTATTGACTATATACAGCTTGCTGAGTACCCACAAGCACCGAAGAAGGATGTAAACCGACTGATATTTGAAGATGATATACCAAAGCGTGAGCGGTCAGCAGATACCATGGGAAAAGTAAAATATGTGCCAGAACCAATCAGATGGCAACTAGATGTCTGCATTGGCGAGATAGAACCTGTAGAAATGATGCCAGTATATGTCCTGCTCCGGGAGACAGGATGGCGTGGGACAGATGTTCTGAACCTCAGATATGACAGTTGTCTAGAGCATCTGTGGAATAGCCATGACAAAGAATACATTCCTTATCTGTGTGCAGAGATCACAAAGACAGGGATACCACTTTTAAAGATTCCAATCCGTAAAGAAGTAGCAGATATGGTAAAAAAGATTGTGGATGATGCAGTGAAGCGCAGCACAGATGACAATAATCCAGATAAATACCTGTTCAATACCTATGAAGGGCGCTGTAAAGGGCTTCCATTAAGCAAACCAGCATTCTCAGCAGCCGTACAGCAATTGATAGACAAGAAAGGAATCCTTGACGGGGATGAAAAGCCATACCATTTCAAGGCTCATGCCCTAAGACATACGAGGGCATTAGAATATACAGAGCAGGGAATGCCCATAGGAATCATTCAGCAGATTCTAGGACATTGCAGCCTTCAAATGACGTTGCACTATTCGAAGGTCACTGAAAACATGCTGTATAGGAAATGGAAAGAGACAGAGAAACTAAACCTTCTGCATCTTGAAAGTACGCCGCCTAATGGGCATAAGGAAAAGCTAAAAGAAGAAATCCGATATGAATTTATCCGCAAGAATCTGGATGCTGTGAGAGTCCCATTCGGATTGTGCTTTAAACCAGCAAAACTGCCATGCCGCCAACAGATAAACCAATGCCTTGACTGTGCTAACTTCTGTACTAGCCGTGACAATATTGCAGAGTATGAGAAAGAGATTGAAAAAGTGAAAGAGCATCTAAAAATCAGCAAAACACTTGGGAGAAGCGAATGGGAAGAAAAGAACCGGAATTATCTTGAAATCCTTGAAAAGATGCTCTCACGAATCCAGAAGGAAGGGCTGATCCATAAAAATGGCATTCATCGGGAGGAGTGTGATGGCTGA
- a CDS encoding DUF6262 family protein: MADKMKGLLESDRKRTQEAKAKALVAINQLVVSGKKVNFNSVYRYSGISKSFLYEDVDIRKRIEEQRACDVNNEMNKRAKYDKTSRSKDVIIETKDKRIAKLEEENRKLRIELEHLRGLLYE; the protein is encoded by the coding sequence ATGGCTGATAAAATGAAAGGATTACTCGAAAGCGATAGAAAAAGAACACAAGAAGCAAAAGCAAAGGCACTGGTTGCAATCAACCAGTTGGTTGTATCTGGGAAGAAAGTGAATTTTAATAGTGTCTATAGGTATAGTGGTATTTCAAAAAGCTTTTTATATGAAGATGTGGATATACGAAAAAGAATTGAAGAACAACGGGCATGTGATGTGAATAACGAAATGAACAAACGTGCTAAATATGACAAAACATCGCGTTCAAAGGACGTGATTATTGAAACAAAAGATAAGCGCATAGCAAAACTGGAAGAAGAAAATCGGAAGCTTCGCATAGAACTGGAACATCTTCGAGGGTTGCTATATGAATAA
- a CDS encoding Glu/Leu/Phe/Val family dehydrogenase, whose protein sequence is MNAFQKTGMEQIIGSPEPSNVSSALIEMAGKRLGLNKNTIVELIKPQNIYIFRLPVEVFGKIFNVWGCVVLHNNARGPYKGGIRLAGDVDVWETTELARLMTLKTAVTGIEFGGGKSGLRVDMQELYNLFDIRTRSFDFERVVKRAIFKEYGNKFRTMLTSHTYIPAPDMGASAEQMTEIYNATGDPASVTGKPEGVHGWLPGRKESTGYGVSVAAIESLQHLGIEPTKAKVAIQGFGNVGSYTAYYLAEQGVKVVGVTDSNGGVYDKDGIDILELMDYAQKHGTIAGFSDNTLDNDQLFSLDIDVLLPCAAGHVLNGRTSKMVQAKAIVSGANMPITPEGMEILEGENILVFPDIVANSGGVIASNMEYSGSLSAQQKNKDNVLSFIKHTITDTFANILDIKAAEKVNLTEASIILAVMRIRDAMKLRGWLTATSCNFNELSNGNHKN, encoded by the coding sequence ATGAATGCCTTTCAAAAAACAGGTATGGAGCAGATAATTGGTAGTCCAGAGCCAAGTAATGTATCTAGTGCACTGATTGAAATGGCTGGTAAACGTTTAGGCCTTAATAAAAATACCATTGTAGAGTTAATAAAACCGCAAAATATTTATATATTCCGTTTACCTGTTGAAGTGTTTGGAAAAATTTTTAATGTATGGGGGTGTGTTGTTCTTCATAACAATGCACGTGGTCCATATAAAGGCGGTATTAGGTTAGCCGGTGATGTTGATGTTTGGGAGACAACAGAGCTGGCCAGGCTTATGACATTAAAAACAGCTGTAACAGGCATTGAATTTGGTGGTGGAAAATCCGGGCTAAGGGTTGATATGCAAGAACTTTACAATTTGTTTGATATTCGCACCAGAAGCTTTGATTTTGAGAGAGTTGTAAAAAGAGCTATTTTTAAAGAATATGGGAATAAGTTTAGAACAATGCTGACAAGCCACACGTATATTCCCGCACCTGATATGGGTGCAAGTGCAGAACAGATGACAGAAATATATAACGCTACAGGTGACCCGGCTTCAGTGACTGGTAAGCCTGAGGGTGTCCACGGCTGGCTTCCTGGAAGAAAAGAAAGTACTGGTTACGGAGTATCAGTTGCTGCCATTGAGTCATTGCAGCACCTGGGAATAGAACCCACAAAAGCTAAGGTGGCAATTCAAGGCTTTGGAAATGTTGGATCCTATACTGCTTATTATCTGGCCGAGCAGGGCGTTAAAGTTGTTGGAGTTACTGATAGTAATGGTGGTGTGTATGACAAGGATGGTATTGATATATTAGAATTAATGGACTATGCACAAAAACATGGCACAATTGCAGGCTTTTCAGATAATACCCTGGACAATGATCAGCTCTTTAGTCTAGATATAGATGTGCTTTTGCCATGTGCTGCTGGTCATGTTTTAAATGGAAGAACCTCAAAAATGGTACAGGCAAAGGCAATAGTATCAGGGGCTAACATGCCCATAACACCTGAAGGCATGGAAATCTTAGAAGGTGAAAATATATTAGTTTTCCCGGATATAGTTGCCAATTCAGGTGGTGTTATAGCTTCTAATATGGAGTATTCAGGCTCCTTGAGCGCTCAGCAAAAAAATAAAGACAATGTTTTAAGCTTTATTAAACACACAATTACTGACACCTTTGCTAATATCCTAGACATTAAAGCTGCAGAAAAAGTTAACCTGACTGAGGCATCCATAATTCTAGCAGTAATGCGCATACGGGATGCCATGAAATTACGAGGCTGGTTAACTGCAACAAGCTGTAACTTTAATGAACTGTCAAATGGCAATCATAAAAACTAG